A single genomic interval of Trachemys scripta elegans isolate TJP31775 chromosome 3, CAS_Tse_1.0, whole genome shotgun sequence harbors:
- the LOC117875322 gene encoding retinol dehydrogenase 14-like translates to MAAAALLAAVLGGGLLLIARRYLTGAGRASRGAAAALMRGKTVIVTGANSGLGRATAAELLRMQARVIMGCRDRGRAEQAAREIRAELGAQAEGGELVVRELDLASLRSVRSFCQRVLQEEPRLDVLINNAGIFQCPYMKTEDGFEMQFGVNHLGHFLLTNLLLGLLKSSAPSRIVVVSSRLYKYGEINFEDLNSEISYNKSFGYSRSKLANILFTRELARRLEGTEVTVNVLHPGIVRTNLGRYINIPLLAKPLFNLVSWAFFKTPLEGAQTSIYLASSAEVEGVSGKYFGDCKEEELLPKAMDDLVARKLWDISEVMVGLLK, encoded by the exons ATGGCCGCTGCGGCGCTGCTGGCCGCGGTGTTGGGCGGGGGGCTGCTGCTGATCGCCCGCCGCTACCTGACCGGGGCCGGCCGGGCTTCGCGGGGCGCGGCTGCCGCGCTGATGCGGGGCAAGACGGTGATCGTCACGGGCGCGaacagcgggctgggccgggccacgGCGGCCGAGCTGCTGCGGATGCAGGCCCGGGTGATCATGGGCTGCCGGGACCGCGGCCGGGCCGAGCAGGCGGCCCGCGAGATCCGCGCCGAGCTGGGCGCCCAGGCGGAGGGCGGGGAGCTGGTGGTCAGGGAGCTGGACCTGGCCTCGCTGCGCTCCGTGCGCAGCTTCTGCCAGCGGGTGCTGCAG GAAGAGCCGAGACTGGATGTTCTGATCAATAATGCGGGGATATTCCAGTGTCCATACATGAAGACAGAGGATGGTTTCGAGATGCAGTTTGGTGTCAACCACTTGGGTCATTTCTTGCTCACTAACCTCCTCCTTGGCCTCCTCAAAAGTTCTGCCCCAAGCAGGATTGTGGTAGTTTCTTCCAGACTTTACAAATATGGAGAGATCAACTTTGAAGACTTGAACAGTGAGATAAGTTACAATAAAAGTTTTGGCTACAGTCGCAGTAAACTGGCTAACATACTATTCACCAGGGAGCTAGCCCGCCGATTGGAAGGCACAGAAGTCACTGTCAACGTGCTTCATCCCGGTATTGTCCGAACCAATCTAGGCAGATACATAAATATTCCTTTGCTGGCAAAACCCCTCTTCAATTTGGTGTCATGGGCTTTCTTCAAAACCCCATTGGAAGGAGCCCAGACTTCTATTTATTTGGCCTCCTCTGCAGAAGTAGAGGGTGTGTCAGGCAAGTATTTTGGGGATTGCAAAGAGGAGGAATTGCTGCCTAAAGCcatggatgatttagttgcaAGAAAACTTTGGGATATCAGTGAAGTGATGGTtggattattaaaataa